One genomic segment of Fervidobacterium pennivorans includes these proteins:
- a CDS encoding DUF438 domain-containing protein has protein sequence MAEIFNKREYLKNLIRRADKNPEELERLKEEIKSVIKELKPVEIAIVENELAREDGISVERIREICDVHLELMEEFLNEEPTVEPWHPIYISMKEHEKILEMLKQLKDLVDTATKSPSFETFIAIGKLTEELKKIELHFQKQEYGIFPYVEKYGVEQPPKVMWSEHDTMRVMIKDFAKIIENRDVERLKTEGVNITIQLLEMFMMHMHKENHILFPTALSLVSEDEFKQIRKTFDEIGYCCYFPEPIDFEKPHKKDSKDMPSEKPVQIEKLLKAYDELKSLLQEMGVLSQENTAAAPLSSQGRINLPSGSFSIEELTYLLNTLPIDITFVDKNDEVRYFSEGKERIFLRTRDVIGRKVQNCHPPKSVHIVEKILRDFKSGKRDNADFWIKLGEKYVLIRYFAVRNEKGEYIGTLEVTQDIAPIQKITGEKRIYDEE, from the coding sequence ATGGCAGAAATTTTTAACAAGAGAGAGTATTTGAAAAACCTGATTAGACGTGCTGACAAAAATCCGGAAGAATTGGAAAGACTCAAAGAAGAGATTAAATCAGTTATCAAGGAGTTAAAGCCTGTAGAGATTGCCATTGTTGAAAACGAGCTTGCGAGAGAAGATGGTATTTCAGTTGAGCGAATCAGGGAAATCTGTGATGTTCATCTTGAATTGATGGAAGAATTTTTGAACGAGGAGCCAACGGTTGAACCGTGGCATCCGATTTACATATCCATGAAAGAACACGAAAAGATTCTGGAAATGCTAAAACAACTAAAAGATTTGGTTGATACAGCAACAAAGTCTCCTTCTTTTGAAACGTTTATCGCAATTGGTAAGCTGACAGAGGAACTGAAAAAGATAGAGCTTCATTTCCAAAAGCAAGAGTATGGAATCTTCCCGTATGTGGAAAAATACGGTGTAGAGCAACCACCAAAGGTTATGTGGTCTGAACACGACACGATGCGGGTAATGATAAAGGACTTTGCAAAGATAATAGAAAACCGCGATGTAGAAAGACTCAAAACAGAAGGAGTGAATATCACAATACAACTGCTCGAAATGTTCATGATGCACATGCATAAAGAAAATCACATCCTTTTCCCAACGGCGCTTAGTCTTGTCAGCGAAGATGAATTCAAGCAAATTAGAAAGACCTTCGATGAAATAGGTTACTGCTGCTATTTCCCAGAACCTATTGATTTTGAAAAACCACATAAAAAGGATTCAAAAGATATGCCTTCAGAAAAACCAGTGCAAATCGAGAAACTCTTAAAAGCCTACGACGAGCTGAAAAGTCTTCTACAAGAGATGGGCGTCCTTAGTCAAGAAAACACAGCAGCAGCTCCATTAAGCTCTCAGGGTAGGATTAATCTCCCATCTGGTTCATTTAGCATCGAGGAACTTACATATTTGCTTAACACTTTACCTATAGATATAACATTCGTAGACAAAAACGATGAAGTTAGATATTTTAGCGAAGGTAAAGAAAGGATATTCTTAAGAACAAGAGATGTAATCGGCAGGAAAGTCCAGAATTGCCATCCACCAAAGAGTGTCCATATTGTAGAAAAGATACTGAGAGATTTCAAATCTGGAAAGCGTGACAATGCTGATTTCTGGATAAAACTTGGCGAAAAATATGTGCTTATAAGATACTTTGCTGTGAGAAATGAAAAAGGAGAATACATCGGAACATTGGAAGTCACTCAAGATATCGCACCAATACAAAAAATAACAGGCGAAAAACGAATCTACGATGAGGAATGA
- a CDS encoding glycerate kinase type-2 family protein, with translation MENKNLREDIKTIIEKVKQEILPDNTVKIWLKKNISKFQDLKGNLYVVAIGKAAWRMAKAANDVLRHMISDKVIHGVVVTKYNHSEGNIENFEIYEAGHPVPDENTLMATKRVLELTNNLKENDVVLFLISGGGSALFEMPVDGVSLEDIQKLTEALLKSGANIVEINNVRKHLSKVKGGRFAQHVYPAKIVSLVLSDVLGDRLDSIASGPAYPDGTTSQQAIDVLRKYNITVSEKILNALAQETPKELSNVETFIIGSVKVACENAEKFASQLGYNTFVLTTTLDCEAKEAGKFLASIAKEIKNSDRPVKKPAAIILGGETVVKVKGSGRGGRNQELALSFALAIEGLENIVLCSFGTDGTDGPTDAAGGIVDGQTAHKIRKAGLSPESFLENNDSYNALKIAGDLLITGPTGTNVNDLIVLLVG, from the coding sequence TTGGAAAACAAAAACTTGCGAGAAGATATAAAGACAATAATTGAGAAAGTTAAACAAGAAATTCTTCCAGACAACACAGTCAAGATTTGGCTGAAGAAAAACATTTCCAAATTTCAAGATTTAAAAGGTAACTTGTATGTTGTCGCCATCGGTAAAGCTGCATGGCGTATGGCAAAGGCTGCAAATGATGTGCTCAGACATATGATTAGCGATAAAGTTATTCATGGAGTGGTTGTAACAAAGTACAACCACTCCGAGGGCAATATTGAGAATTTCGAAATTTACGAAGCGGGACATCCTGTTCCAGATGAAAACACACTCATGGCAACCAAAAGAGTACTCGAGTTGACAAACAATCTCAAAGAAAATGATGTCGTCCTGTTCCTTATTTCTGGTGGAGGTTCAGCACTCTTTGAGATGCCAGTGGATGGCGTAAGCCTCGAAGATATCCAAAAACTGACCGAAGCACTGTTAAAAAGTGGTGCAAATATAGTAGAGATAAACAACGTTAGAAAGCATCTATCGAAAGTCAAAGGTGGAAGATTTGCACAGCACGTCTATCCAGCAAAAATCGTGTCTCTTGTACTTTCGGACGTATTAGGAGATAGACTTGATAGTATTGCATCTGGTCCTGCGTATCCAGATGGAACAACGTCTCAGCAGGCGATTGATGTGCTGAGAAAGTATAACATAACGGTGAGTGAGAAAATTCTAAATGCATTAGCACAGGAAACTCCAAAAGAGTTGTCGAATGTTGAGACATTCATAATCGGCAGTGTAAAAGTTGCCTGTGAGAATGCTGAAAAATTTGCAAGTCAGCTTGGATACAACACATTCGTTCTTACAACTACACTCGATTGTGAGGCAAAAGAAGCAGGAAAATTTTTGGCTTCCATAGCAAAAGAGATAAAAAACAGCGACAGACCAGTCAAGAAACCAGCTGCGATAATACTTGGTGGAGAAACTGTTGTGAAAGTAAAAGGAAGCGGAAGAGGTGGCAGAAACCAAGAACTGGCTTTATCCTTTGCACTTGCAATTGAAGGACTTGAAAACATCGTACTTTGCAGTTTCGGAACGGATGGAACGGATGGACCAACCGATGCTGCAGGAGGCATTGTCGATGGACAAACAGCTCATAAAATAAGGAAAGCAGGTCTTTCTCCGGAAAGCTTTTTGGAAAACAACGATTCATATAACGCACTCAAAATCGCAGGAGACTTATTAATCACAGGACCAACAGGGACGAATGTGAACGACCTTATCGTCCTGCTTGTTGGATAG
- a CDS encoding 4Fe-4S cluster-binding domain-containing protein: MEIMQSEGVVLEPFQSLILGKPLLRVVRVMQGDHPSLPSVSVYFQGCDAYPKCLGCHNPETWDFDEKFAVDFSHLVQHVVAKLDVLLNVYDKVALVLLGGEPLSPRNRKYAYILARVVKEVFQEKVVVLVYSWRTPKDLLELDVPLDYFDEYVLGRYLQKYHRDGFPASANQLYLTKEELKQIFETLKINNQMKKGEVLCSF; this comes from the coding sequence ATGGAGATTATGCAATCAGAGGGTGTTGTTCTAGAACCTTTCCAATCATTGATATTAGGAAAGCCACTTTTACGAGTTGTTCGTGTGATGCAAGGGGACCATCCGAGCCTACCTTCCGTGAGCGTTTACTTCCAAGGATGCGACGCCTATCCGAAGTGTTTGGGTTGCCACAATCCAGAGACGTGGGATTTTGATGAAAAGTTTGCTGTTGATTTTTCTCACTTAGTACAGCACGTGGTAGCCAAGCTTGATGTTCTTTTGAATGTGTATGACAAGGTTGCTCTTGTTTTGCTTGGAGGAGAGCCACTTTCTCCGAGGAACAGAAAGTATGCTTACATACTTGCAAGAGTTGTCAAGGAAGTTTTCCAAGAGAAAGTCGTAGTTCTTGTTTACTCTTGGAGGACTCCCAAGGATTTGTTAGAACTCGACGTGCCTTTAGATTACTTTGATGAGTATGTTCTTGGACGTTATCTACAAAAATATCATCGCGATGGGTTCCCTGCCTCAGCAAATCAACTTTACTTAACTAAAGAGGAACTCAAGCAGATTTTTGAGACTTTGAAAATCAACAACCAAATGAAGAAGGGGGAAGTGTTATGCAGCTTTTGA
- a CDS encoding ABC transporter ATP-binding protein produces MPVLEVEGLHVFYGAIHAIKGISFKVEKGQVVTLIGANGAGKTTTLSTIAGLVKPKRGRILFDGKDIQNLPPHQINRMGVCLVPEGRRIFPNLTVMENLMMGAFNRKDKDGIKQDLEWVFTLFPRLAERKNQLGGTLSGGEQQMLAISRALMSRPKVLMMDEPSLGLAPILVEEVFEIIKKLNSEGITILLVEQNAVGALNISHYGYVLETGNIVLEGPAKDLLKNEQVKKAYLGL; encoded by the coding sequence ATGCCGGTGCTTGAAGTTGAGGGACTCCACGTATTCTACGGCGCAATACATGCTATTAAAGGTATTTCTTTTAAGGTAGAGAAAGGACAGGTAGTAACTCTTATTGGTGCCAACGGTGCTGGAAAGACAACTACACTTTCCACAATAGCGGGTTTGGTAAAACCAAAAAGGGGAAGAATATTGTTCGACGGGAAGGATATTCAAAACCTGCCTCCACACCAAATTAACAGGATGGGAGTTTGCCTTGTTCCGGAAGGAAGAAGGATATTCCCTAACCTAACGGTTATGGAAAACTTAATGATGGGTGCTTTCAATAGAAAAGACAAGGATGGAATAAAACAAGACCTCGAGTGGGTATTTACACTCTTTCCAAGATTGGCTGAGAGGAAAAATCAGCTTGGCGGAACACTTTCTGGTGGCGAGCAACAAATGCTTGCAATTTCGAGAGCTCTAATGAGTAGACCAAAAGTCCTCATGATGGATGAACCATCACTTGGTCTTGCTCCAATACTCGTCGAAGAAGTTTTTGAGATTATCAAAAAACTCAATTCCGAAGGAATTACTATACTACTTGTGGAACAAAACGCCGTCGGTGCATTGAACATATCGCACTACGGATACGTCTTAGAAACTGGTAATATCGTTCTTGAGGGACCCGCAAAAGACTTACTAAAGAACGAACAAGTAAAGAAAGCCTACCTCGGATTGTAA
- a CDS encoding anaerobic ribonucleoside-triphosphate reductase, with protein MQLLKDMLRAFSFSNDFVDEISNVPAEFLELEGLNWQLDVVKFTEHFFDNGILNSTIDANANVRSTNVYTYFNEVVKPWSKLYSIYYIYERMKSLFGQEDAKNFLRYQMYGDIYLHDAHHAAFEPYCYAYSLRPVVEKGLFFIDSIKSVPAKHLSSYIQHVIQFVMFASNQQSGAVGLPDFFVWLAYFYRKDLESGVIPKDKAQEYLHQHFQIFTYSINQPIRGTQSPYTNFTYLDRNYIKTIFEGETYPDGSAITEYVEDIISLQKEYWLWISKEREKQMFTFPVLTASLLYKDGKFVDEDSARFINKVNMKWQDTNWYVSDSIDAVASCCRLTSSTRELKFKLGPDKLAGMVNSIGGSDLNIGSFKVVTINLPRIALETKSKEEFLRKLQEKVILVQKVLAAIRNIIQERIQQGVLPLYNLGLMDLNRQYGTVGINGLFEALEIMRLTTVDIDGVKYSQEGELFASRLLDEIKRLNDEAFEKYGFTFNIEQAPAEKAAVTFAQKDRLLYNTNYVLYSNQWLPLTTDTDMLNRIKYSGILDKKVSGGAILHINIDSPFRTEEEAWNTVNLVAKMGVVYFAFNQKISVCEEGHAFYGTKCPTCGKNKADEYMRIVGYLVPVSSFNSVRKKEEYPKRVFYKA; from the coding sequence ATGCAGCTTTTGAAAGACATGCTAAGAGCGTTTAGTTTTTCAAATGACTTTGTTGATGAAATTTCAAATGTGCCCGCAGAGTTTTTGGAGTTAGAAGGTCTCAACTGGCAACTCGATGTTGTGAAGTTTACTGAACATTTCTTTGATAATGGGATTTTGAATTCTACAATAGATGCGAATGCAAATGTAAGAAGTACGAATGTGTATACATACTTCAACGAGGTTGTGAAGCCATGGTCAAAATTGTATTCTATTTACTACATCTACGAACGTATGAAATCACTCTTTGGGCAAGAGGATGCAAAAAATTTTCTTAGATACCAGATGTATGGAGACATATACTTGCATGATGCCCACCATGCTGCGTTCGAACCATATTGTTATGCTTACTCGCTAAGACCAGTTGTGGAAAAAGGATTGTTTTTTATTGATAGCATAAAATCAGTCCCTGCAAAGCATCTTTCTTCATACATTCAGCATGTGATTCAGTTTGTCATGTTTGCTTCCAACCAACAATCAGGTGCTGTTGGCTTGCCTGATTTCTTTGTCTGGCTTGCTTATTTTTACAGGAAAGATTTGGAAAGCGGTGTAATACCAAAAGATAAAGCTCAAGAATACTTGCACCAGCACTTCCAGATATTCACATATTCTATCAACCAACCTATTAGAGGCACTCAATCACCTTACACGAATTTTACATACCTTGACAGGAATTACATCAAAACAATATTTGAAGGCGAGACATACCCTGATGGTTCGGCTATTACGGAATATGTGGAAGATATAATCTCCCTGCAAAAAGAATACTGGTTGTGGATATCTAAAGAAAGGGAAAAACAGATGTTTACCTTCCCTGTATTAACAGCATCTTTGCTTTACAAGGATGGAAAGTTCGTTGATGAAGATAGTGCGCGGTTCATAAACAAAGTTAATATGAAATGGCAAGATACGAACTGGTATGTCTCTGATAGTATCGATGCAGTTGCTTCGTGCTGTAGGCTAACAAGTTCGACAAGGGAGTTAAAGTTCAAGTTGGGACCTGATAAATTGGCGGGAATGGTCAATTCTATCGGTGGTTCTGATTTGAACATAGGTTCGTTCAAGGTAGTTACCATAAACCTGCCAAGGATTGCACTGGAAACCAAATCGAAAGAAGAATTCTTGAGAAAACTCCAAGAGAAAGTTATATTAGTCCAGAAAGTGCTGGCAGCAATAAGAAACATCATCCAGGAAAGAATTCAGCAAGGAGTTCTTCCGCTTTACAATTTGGGTTTGATGGATTTGAACAGACAATACGGAACAGTTGGTATAAACGGATTGTTTGAAGCTTTGGAGATAATGAGGCTAACGACGGTCGATATAGATGGAGTGAAATATTCTCAAGAAGGTGAACTGTTCGCAAGTCGATTGCTTGACGAAATCAAAAGACTTAACGACGAAGCTTTTGAAAAGTACGGATTTACGTTCAACATAGAACAAGCTCCAGCCGAAAAGGCAGCAGTTACGTTTGCACAAAAGGATAGACTACTTTACAACACAAATTATGTCCTTTATTCAAACCAATGGTTGCCTCTGACAACTGATACAGACATGCTCAACAGGATAAAGTATTCAGGTATACTCGATAAAAAAGTCTCTGGTGGGGCTATCTTGCATATCAACATAGACTCACCGTTCAGAACAGAAGAAGAAGCATGGAACACGGTAAACTTGGTTGCAAAGATGGGTGTGGTGTACTTTGCGTTTAATCAAAAGATAAGCGTATGTGAGGAAGGACATGCGTTCTATGGAACCAAATGCCCAACATGTGGGAAGAACAAAGCAGACGAATACATGAGGATAGTTGGTTACCTTGTGCCAGTAAGCTCGTTTAACAGTGTGAGGAAAAAAGAAGAATACCCAAAACGGGTATTCTACAAAGCATAA
- a CDS encoding cupin domain-containing protein has protein sequence MVYKVSDVQNLLGGLIDARRFYDSEKAIVAKITIQPGGKLEKHSSKEFALLFVISGKVRVVIENDSYELEKDSLIEFPQNILHSVENTGDTVAEVLVVKIK, from the coding sequence ATGGTCTACAAAGTTTCGGATGTTCAAAATCTTTTGGGTGGATTAATCGATGCAAGACGATTCTATGATTCTGAGAAGGCAATCGTGGCAAAGATTACCATCCAACCTGGTGGGAAGCTTGAAAAGCACTCATCAAAAGAATTTGCGTTGTTGTTCGTTATAAGTGGGAAAGTTAGAGTCGTGATTGAAAATGATTCTTACGAACTCGAGAAGGATTCATTGATTGAATTTCCGCAGAACATTCTTCATAGCGTGGAAAACACTGGTGATACGGTAGCAGAGGTGTTGGTGGTCAAGATTAAGTGA
- the galE gene encoding UDP-glucose 4-epimerase GalE produces the protein MAILVAGGAGYIGSHVCKMLKERGYDVIILDNLSHGHRSFAKYGEFILGDIADENLLDLIFTNYNVEAVMHFCAYIEVGESVKDPNKYYKNNVSNTITLLNAMLKHNVKYFVFSSTAAVYGMPERIPIKEDDPKAPINPYGKSKYMVEQILEDYDQAYGLKSIRFRYFNAAGADESLEIGEAHEPETHLIPLILDAACGVRESVKIFGTDYDTKDGTCIRDFIHVNDLADAHIKGLEYLMSENKTDYFNLGNGSGYSVREVIEKVKEITKLDFKVEETGRRPGDPAYLIADNEKARKILNWQPKYDLEDIIKTAWNWHRKLRKDFCRKK, from the coding sequence GTGGCAATCTTAGTTGCTGGGGGCGCAGGATACATAGGTTCACATGTTTGCAAGATGCTAAAAGAAAGGGGATACGACGTAATTATTTTAGATAACCTTTCTCATGGACATCGTAGCTTTGCAAAATATGGTGAGTTTATATTAGGCGACATCGCAGATGAAAACTTGCTTGATTTAATATTCACGAACTACAACGTAGAAGCCGTAATGCACTTTTGCGCTTACATCGAGGTAGGAGAATCTGTCAAAGACCCGAACAAATATTATAAAAACAACGTTTCAAATACCATTACATTACTGAATGCCATGCTCAAACACAACGTAAAATACTTTGTATTCTCATCAACCGCTGCAGTATATGGCATGCCAGAACGTATTCCCATAAAAGAAGACGACCCAAAAGCACCAATTAACCCTTATGGCAAAAGCAAATACATGGTTGAACAAATACTCGAAGATTACGACCAAGCCTACGGATTAAAAAGCATTCGCTTCAGATATTTCAACGCAGCAGGCGCTGATGAATCTTTGGAAATCGGAGAAGCGCACGAACCAGAAACACATCTAATTCCGTTGATACTCGATGCTGCTTGCGGAGTAAGAGAAAGCGTGAAGATATTCGGAACAGATTACGACACAAAAGATGGTACATGCATAAGAGATTTCATCCATGTCAATGACTTAGCGGACGCACACATAAAAGGTTTGGAATATCTAATGAGCGAAAACAAGACCGATTACTTCAACCTTGGCAATGGTTCGGGATACTCCGTCAGGGAGGTTATAGAAAAAGTCAAAGAAATCACAAAGCTTGATTTTAAAGTCGAAGAAACTGGCAGAAGACCTGGTGACCCAGCATATTTAATAGCTGACAACGAAAAAGCAAGGAAAATACTCAATTGGCAACCCAAATACGACCTTGAGGATATTATTAAAACTGCTTGGAATTGGCACAGAAAATTGAGAAAGGATTTTTGCAGAAAGAAGTGA
- the tsaB gene encoding tRNA (adenosine(37)-N6)-threonylcarbamoyltransferase complex dimerization subunit type 1 TsaB: protein MTLKVFSIDTSSPRVVACYFDEEKKIMVELDTKAKHGIQVSQVVEKMKEVDFGNLDVIGIGIGPGGLTGLRVGISFSLGLGIGKKFVQISSLKLIAMNALTFNGYIGVVRKAREGYLYAGLYHSETGKLRTIVEPFIESIDVVREKFKGVVSNKPALILGDGAENFKDIGIVLEEPKYSEYNLPSARNLYLLTLEEISSNNFVDALHIEPLYLQKSIAELNFEKKQKQIHQLQEK, encoded by the coding sequence ATGACGTTGAAGGTTTTCTCAATCGATACGTCCTCACCACGGGTTGTTGCCTGTTATTTTGATGAAGAAAAAAAGATAATGGTTGAGCTCGATACAAAAGCCAAGCATGGTATTCAAGTGTCTCAGGTAGTTGAAAAGATGAAGGAAGTGGATTTTGGCAATTTAGATGTTATCGGAATAGGAATTGGACCTGGAGGATTAACAGGGCTTCGGGTTGGCATATCTTTTTCTCTTGGCTTGGGAATTGGAAAAAAGTTCGTTCAAATAAGTTCACTGAAGCTTATCGCAATGAATGCACTAACGTTCAACGGATACATAGGAGTTGTTAGAAAAGCAAGGGAAGGTTACCTCTACGCCGGGTTATATCATTCTGAAACTGGCAAACTCAGAACAATTGTTGAACCATTTATAGAATCTATTGATGTTGTAAGAGAGAAGTTCAAAGGAGTTGTATCAAACAAACCAGCACTGATACTTGGAGACGGGGCTGAGAATTTTAAGGATATCGGTATCGTTCTTGAAGAACCAAAGTACTCAGAGTACAATTTACCAAGTGCAAGAAACCTTTATCTCTTAACTCTCGAAGAAATAAGCTCAAATAATTTTGTCGATGCTCTGCACATAGAACCGCTTTATTTGCAAAAAAGTATCGCCGAGTTGAATTTCGAGAAAAAGCAAAAGCAAATACATCAACTGCAGGAAAAATGA
- the mutS gene encoding DNA mismatch repair protein MutS: MTHRPETNSTDALFPNLKDMKLTPMMKQYLDIKRKYQDAILLFRLGDFYEAFFDDALVVSKVLNIVLTKRQDAPMAGIPYHALDNYLKKLVDSGYKVAICEQMEDPATAKGIVKREVTRVITPGTLIEDELLTTSNNYMASIYETKAGELYCVLTDTSTGDVIVKKFDNLEEFYDYAETHEISQIICPESLYPKLKDRIKIFIDRLDDWYYTGAIDAIKEAYGLATIEHFELGEAHYPLGATIKYLNYTLNKQAKLKVPRVLDESIYMVLDSSTIENLSLVPGERGKNLFDVLNKTKTPMGARLLKWIILHPLKDRKAIEKRHDMVSAFFEDMLLTNEIREYLDGVYDLERIINRLQYDSAKPKDLISLKNTLEVIKPLREALESNENLINLVEELPDLSIVKEKIQNTLNDEIEGDLGEGKIIREGVSKELDEYRELLYHSNEKLKEFEEMERIRTGIQKLKVGFNNVFGYYIEIPKGQTKNAPEDYTRLQTLVNAERYTNPKLKEFEQKILAAKERVEELEKLIFANLCDELKTYTEALRKTSETLAWIDIYTSFAYIARLYGYVRPVLSNGEFEILQGRHPVVERFVNEFMPNDTYMDANLRMYILTGPNMSGKSTYIRQIGLIALMSQIGSFVPANFAKIPVFDRIFTRMGARDDISTGKSTFLTEMSEVALILNKATEKSLVLLDEVGRGTSTFDGISIAWAISEYIYNEVQCKTVFATHFTELTELADMYPGIKNLTIEVRETPDGVIFLHKVVEGVADRSYGIEVAAIAGLPQSIVERAKEILNIIVEKSDIEKKVGILKEGQMKKIKSTKKNCPGGTVENVLINLRNKGGWG; encoded by the coding sequence ATGACTCATCGCCCAGAAACAAATTCAACCGATGCTCTCTTCCCCAATCTTAAGGATATGAAATTAACACCCATGATGAAGCAATACCTTGATATAAAAAGGAAATACCAAGATGCGATTTTGCTCTTCCGATTAGGAGATTTCTATGAGGCGTTCTTCGATGATGCACTCGTTGTGTCAAAGGTGCTGAATATTGTTCTTACAAAACGTCAGGATGCACCAATGGCAGGCATACCCTACCATGCACTGGACAATTATCTGAAAAAGCTCGTAGATAGTGGCTATAAGGTAGCAATCTGCGAGCAAATGGAAGACCCTGCAACTGCAAAGGGTATCGTTAAGCGGGAAGTGACACGTGTCATAACTCCTGGAACGCTTATTGAAGACGAACTTTTGACAACGAGCAACAATTACATGGCATCTATTTACGAAACAAAAGCAGGAGAATTGTATTGCGTTCTCACCGACACTTCGACAGGAGATGTGATAGTAAAGAAATTTGATAATCTCGAAGAATTTTATGACTATGCTGAAACACACGAAATCTCCCAAATCATTTGCCCTGAAAGTTTGTATCCCAAACTTAAAGATAGAATCAAAATTTTCATTGACAGGCTCGATGATTGGTATTACACAGGAGCAATCGATGCTATCAAAGAAGCGTACGGATTAGCAACGATAGAACACTTCGAACTTGGTGAAGCACATTATCCACTGGGTGCAACAATCAAATATCTCAACTACACACTTAACAAACAAGCAAAGCTCAAGGTACCAAGAGTGCTTGATGAATCAATTTACATGGTGCTTGACTCTTCCACCATCGAGAACCTGTCACTCGTTCCAGGTGAACGTGGGAAAAACCTCTTCGATGTTTTGAATAAAACTAAAACCCCTATGGGTGCAAGACTCCTAAAGTGGATAATTCTCCATCCACTTAAAGACAGAAAAGCGATAGAGAAAAGACACGATATGGTAAGTGCATTCTTTGAAGATATGCTGCTCACAAACGAAATCAGAGAATATCTCGATGGTGTGTATGACTTGGAGAGAATAATCAACAGACTCCAGTACGACAGTGCAAAGCCAAAGGATTTAATCAGTTTGAAAAACACATTGGAAGTTATAAAGCCTTTGCGAGAAGCTTTGGAAAGCAATGAAAATCTGATAAACCTTGTCGAAGAACTACCAGATTTGAGTATCGTTAAAGAAAAAATTCAAAACACCTTAAATGACGAGATTGAGGGAGACTTAGGAGAAGGAAAAATCATCCGAGAAGGTGTATCCAAAGAACTTGATGAATACAGAGAACTTCTTTACCATTCAAACGAAAAACTCAAAGAATTTGAAGAAATGGAACGGATAAGAACGGGTATTCAAAAGTTGAAGGTAGGGTTCAACAATGTCTTTGGGTATTACATCGAAATTCCGAAGGGTCAAACGAAAAATGCCCCGGAAGACTACACACGTCTTCAAACTCTCGTTAACGCAGAACGTTACACGAACCCAAAACTAAAAGAATTTGAACAAAAGATATTGGCTGCAAAGGAGCGCGTGGAGGAACTTGAAAAATTGATATTTGCAAACCTCTGCGACGAACTGAAGACATATACGGAGGCATTGAGAAAAACATCTGAAACACTCGCTTGGATTGATATATACACATCGTTCGCCTACATAGCCAGACTTTATGGATACGTTAGACCTGTTCTTTCAAACGGAGAATTTGAAATACTACAAGGTAGACATCCTGTCGTTGAAAGGTTTGTCAACGAATTCATGCCAAATGACACTTACATGGATGCAAATTTAAGAATGTACATATTAACGGGGCCAAATATGAGTGGGAAGAGTACGTATATAAGGCAAATTGGACTAATTGCATTAATGTCGCAGATTGGGTCGTTTGTCCCTGCAAATTTTGCAAAGATTCCAGTATTTGACAGGATATTCACCCGCATGGGTGCAAGAGATGACATATCAACTGGAAAGAGCACGTTCTTAACAGAAATGAGCGAAGTCGCTCTTATCCTCAACAAAGCAACTGAAAAGAGCCTTGTTTTGCTCGATGAGGTTGGGAGAGGAACCAGCACATTTGACGGAATAAGCATTGCATGGGCTATAAGCGAGTATATATACAATGAAGTGCAATGCAAAACAGTGTTTGCCACACACTTCACAGAACTGACCGAGTTGGCTGATATGTACCCAGGAATTAAAAATTTAACTATCGAGGTTAGAGAAACTCCAGATGGTGTTATCTTCCTTCACAAAGTTGTGGAAGGAGTTGCCGATAGAAGTTACGGAATAGAAGTCGCTGCTATCGCCGGCTTACCACAGAGCATTGTTGAAAGGGCTAAAGAAATCCTCAATATAATAGTTGAAAAGAGCGATATAGAAAAGAAAGTTGGCATTTTGAAAGAAGGGCAGATGAAGAAAATAAAATCCACAAAAAAAAACTGTCCCGGAGGGACAGTTGAGAATGTTTTAATTAATTTGCGGAACAAAGGGGGATGGGGTTAA